The Mucilaginibacter sp. PAMB04168 genome contains the following window.
GAAACGCAAGGCCGAACAAGGGTCTATGCAGTTACAAGGCGAGGTGCAGGAACTTATACTGGAAGAATTGCTGCGCAGCTACTTTCCGTTTGATATGATTAATGAGGTAGGTAAGGGTATACGCGGGGCCGACTGCGTGCAAACGGTACGTAACCAGTTTGGACAGGAATGTGGTAAGATTATATTCGAAAGCAAGCGAACCAAGGAATTTGGCGGCGATTGGATAGAAAAGCTAAAAAAAGACATGCGCCACATAGGTGCCGACATAGCCGTTATAGTTACACAATGCTATCCACGTGATATGGATTGCTTTGGCGAAAGGGATGGCGTATGGATATGTTCATTTGCTGAGGTAAAGGCTGTATCTTACATCTTGCGCGACTGCGTGATCAAAACCTCGGCCATTGTAAGAGCGCAGGAAGGCAGGGGAGATAAAATGCACTTGTTGTATGACTATTTAACCAGCAGTGAATTTAATGAGCAATGGAAGGCCTTGCGGGAGGGCTTCACCAGTATGCGTATGTCTATCCACAAAGAGCGCGAAGCCATGGAGAAAATGTGGAAAGTTCGCGAAAAGCAATTGGAAAAAGTACTGCTGAGCGCTGTGCACATTCAGGGCTCTGTTGAAGGCATTGCCGGCAGCGAAAATATACAGCTAAGCCTTACCGATGATGAAGACTTGCTGATGCTGGGGTAGGAGAGTAGTAGGCCATAAGATTTTCATCAAACAAAGCAGGCGGTTTGGTTGTCGGTAAATGGCAACCAAACTGCTAATATGCATAAATACCCCTTGTTGTTCGTGCTGTTGCTGGGTAGCTTTACAGCCTCCGCACAGTTTAACGATACAACCAATTACCATGTTATTTTTAACGCCACCGGCTCGGCCAACCGGGCGCGCGATGGCAATGCTTATTTGCTTAACAACGGCTTGCGCTTTGAGGTGAAGAAGAAAAGCGTTGCCATGAACTTAAGTAACAGTTGGGTTTACGGCAAATCAAACGGAGCGCTTACCAACAATGATTATTCTACCTCGTTCGATTTTAATTTATATAAAGCCATGCCGCACGCTTATTACTGGGGGCTGGCTAATTACAATACCAGTTATTCGCTTAAAATTAATAACCAGTTACTCGCCGGCGGCGGCATTGCTTACAGTATTTACGACCGTCCCAACGCCTATCTTAATATAAGTGATGGCATATTGTATGATCTAAGCGACATCAATACCACTGATACTACACGTGAGGTTTATTATACTTACCGTAATTCTTTAAGGCTGCAATTCCATTTTGTAGTTAAAGACCTTATAACTTTAGATGGCAGCAACTTTCTTCAAAATTCTGTAACCCGAAAGGGTGATTACATTATTAGAACAAATGTTGGCTTGGGCTTTAAATTAAATAATTGGTTAACCCTGAACAGTGCTTTATCTTATAATAAAATCTCGCGTACCCAAAGCGAAAACCTTTTGTTCACCTATGGTTTAAAGGTTGAAAAATACTTTTGATCGTCTTTTCCCATACCAAAAGTGTGCTGTAACGGTTATAATAAAAAGTTATACTCTGTTATAGTCATTAATTTAAAGTCTGTAATACAGTATATTATGAGGATTAAATAAACATTAAGTTTAATTTACTTAAGCTCGGTTAACAATCCTTCAATGTCAAGTCTTTTGGTAAACATGGTCAGTTCGCCGGCTTGATCTTTAGGCCATTGCTCTCTCGGGCGGTCCCAATAAAGCTCTACACCATTCTGATCAGGATCGTTTAAGTAGATAGCCTCAGATACACCATGGTCCGATGCGCCTGTGATGTGCTGGTACTTGGCGTCAATCAATCGCTGAAATATGACAGCTAAATCCTTACGTTCGGGGTAGAGTATGGCAGTGTGATATAAGCCGGGTGCATGCTCGGGCGCAGGACCTGCTCCCAGGCTATGCCAAGTGTTTAACCCAATATGATGATGGTAGCCGCCGGCCGATATAAAAGCCGCCTGGGTGCCGTACTTCATCATCAATTCAAAACCCAGTAAGCCGCAATAAAAATCAAGTGAGCGTTGCAAGTCACTTACTTTTAAATGTACGTGGCCTATTCGGGTAAGCGCAGGGATCTGATAGTCATTCATAGCTCATTTATGTGTTTAAACATCAAATTTAAAGGATACAACTGTTACCTTTGTATCATGATTGTCAAATCTGCTGAATTCATTTGCAGTAATACGCAAATATCTAAACTACCGCCACCCGAGAAGCCCGAGTATGCTTTTATTGGTCGATCCAATGTAGGCAAATCGTCTTTAATAAATATGCTAACCAATAAAAAAGGTTTAGCTAAAACCTCACAAACCCCTGGTAAGACGCAACTTATAAACCATTTTTACATTAACGAAGAGTGGTATTTGGTAGACTTACCTGGTTATGGTTATGCCCGTATATCTAAAAGTAAAAAAGAAGATTGGGATAAGTTTATCCGCACTTACCTGGACAAGCGCGAGAGCCTGCAATGCGTACTAGTGCTAATTGATAGCAGGCTGGAGCCGCAGAAAATAGACCTTGCTTTTTGCAACTGGTTGGGCGAAAAGGGCCTATCCTTTGTATTAGTGTTTACCAAAGCCGATAAGCAATCGGGCCTCAAAACCGAACAAAATGTTGCTAAATTTAAAGAA
Protein-coding sequences here:
- the yihA gene encoding ribosome biogenesis GTP-binding protein YihA/YsxC, producing the protein MIVKSAEFICSNTQISKLPPPEKPEYAFIGRSNVGKSSLINMLTNKKGLAKTSQTPGKTQLINHFYINEEWYLVDLPGYGYARISKSKKEDWDKFIRTYLDKRESLQCVLVLIDSRLEPQKIDLAFCNWLGEKGLSFVLVFTKADKQSGLKTEQNVAKFKEALSETFEEVPQCFITSSENKLGKDEVLGFIDGVNKTFVKNW
- a CDS encoding DUF2130 domain-containing protein; protein product: MATEVKCPSCNHGFPIEEVMTEEYKKQLRLKMQQYTQQKEDEFRKKEEEFAAKQRQQQQQFELRLTEEKRLMQQEMEAAMRKSIQADMENQLRMLENSVKDSEEKLRLSRQKELEFMQKEQTLKQREEEMEITLQRRIQEHRNDLAEQIRKQENERFALRDTEYQFKVKELEKQLDDQKKLAEEMKRKAEQGSMQLQGEVQELILEELLRSYFPFDMINEVGKGIRGADCVQTVRNQFGQECGKIIFESKRTKEFGGDWIEKLKKDMRHIGADIAVIVTQCYPRDMDCFGERDGVWICSFAEVKAVSYILRDCVIKTSAIVRAQEGRGDKMHLLYDYLTSSEFNEQWKALREGFTSMRMSIHKEREAMEKMWKVREKQLEKVLLSAVHIQGSVEGIAGSENIQLSLTDDEDLLMLG
- a CDS encoding DUF481 domain-containing protein; this translates as MHKYPLLFVLLLGSFTASAQFNDTTNYHVIFNATGSANRARDGNAYLLNNGLRFEVKKKSVAMNLSNSWVYGKSNGALTNNDYSTSFDFNLYKAMPHAYYWGLANYNTSYSLKINNQLLAGGGIAYSIYDRPNAYLNISDGILYDLSDINTTDTTREVYYTYRNSLRLQFHFVVKDLITLDGSNFLQNSVTRKGDYIIRTNVGLGFKLNNWLTLNSALSYNKISRTQSENLLFTYGLKVEKYF
- a CDS encoding VOC family protein, translated to MNDYQIPALTRIGHVHLKVSDLQRSLDFYCGLLGFELMMKYGTQAAFISAGGYHHHIGLNTWHSLGAGPAPEHAPGLYHTAILYPERKDLAVIFQRLIDAKYQHITGASDHGVSEAIYLNDPDQNGVELYWDRPREQWPKDQAGELTMFTKRLDIEGLLTELK